The Pecten maximus chromosome 14, xPecMax1.1, whole genome shotgun sequence genome includes a region encoding these proteins:
- the LOC117342202 gene encoding protein slit-like, producing MATVLLLLCLTTVFGISSSVVISCTGSCNCNLTAGTVSNCSDVTDFPDTFLNASLITKLHIVGNNLTVLNSRLQIFENLEILLITNSGIEIIENNTFQGMDGLQQISIRENLFEFVRPGTFVDLPALLTLELSHNNISTLDTHAFWNMSKLIHINLSYNKITVIYSDSFGLLPGVTTLDLGHNGLEVVPRRILRNFPNLMRLHLSGNRIKIVNAHDFAYCVSLKSLYLSDNQISIISNKAFIVNDTGENKALKINNIFLDNNKLTEFPPLNDLNRLLEIFISGNSIDTITSDAMIGFPGLTMFHMSYDLALTEIQPGVFRKLKSLRTIYLNGNQGLKSLPDGLFANQKILHTLLLGNCSLTTFPESLGSWEHLAIFNIANNPLHCDCALKWLSKPHVWNKRSMTSQMMCASPPELSHKSVLELDDSDLPCVDHTEVSSRITNGIIFAIVTIVLIAIIALVLRFRRTMVLRWRYYRYARQTDDVPFTVDNEYSDYPSGDRKLRMSDLERDT from the coding sequence ATGGCGACCGTGCTCCTACTGCTGTGCCTAACAACCGTGTTTGGTATTTCCTCCAGTGTGGTTATTAGTTGTACCGGAAGTTGTAATTGCAATCTAACTGCTGGTACGGTCAGTAATTGTTCCGACGTTACAGATTTTCCAGATACTTTTCTTAACGCGTCTTTGATAACAAAGTTGCATATAGTAGGTAACAATCTGACCGTTCTCAATTCGAGGCTGCAAATTTTTGAAAACTTGGAAATCTTGTTAATTACCAATAGCGGTATCGAAATCATAGAAAACAACACTTTTCAAGGAATGGATGGACTACAGCAGATTAGTATAAGAGAGAATTTATTTGAGTTCGTAAGACCTGGGACGTTCGTTGATCTGCCGGCGTTGCTAACATTAGAACTATCCCACAACAATATATCAACGTTAGACACACATGCGTTCTGGAACATGTCCAAACTAATACATATcaatttatcctataataagaTTACTGTTATATATTCGGATAGCTTTGGCCTCCTTCCCGGCGTAACAACCCTGGACCTAGGACACAACGGATTAGAAGTAGTGCCGAGGAGAATTCTAAGAAATTTTCCTAATTTAATGAGACTTCATCTGTCCGGAAATCGCATCAAGATTGTGAACGCCCACGACTTCGCTTATTGTGTCTCACTCAAATCTCTCTATCTATCGGACAATCAAATTTCGATAATAAGCAACAAAGCATTTATTGTCAATGATACCGGAGAAAACAAAgcactgaaaataaacaatatatttttagatAACAACAAGTTGACAGAATTTCCACCGTTAAATGACTTAAATCGCCTACTTGAAATTTTCATAAGTGGTAACAGCATAGACACTATTACATCTGACGCAATGATTGGCTTTCCAGGTTTAACTATGTTCCATATGTCTTATGATCTCGCTCTGACAGAAATACAGCCAGGAGTTTTCCGGAAGTTAAAATCGCTTAGAACAATATATTTGAATGGTAACCAAGGACTGAAAAGTCTTCCAGATGGGCTTTTTGCAAACCAAAAAATTTTGCATACTCTTCTACTCGGCAATTGTAGCCTTACAACGTTTCCGGAAAGTCTTGGAAGCTGGGAACACTTGGCAATATTTAATATCGCCAACAACCCTCTCCACTGTGACTGCGCGTTGAAATGGCTATCGAAGCCGCATGTGTGGAATAAGCGGtcgatgacgtcacaaatgaTGTGCGCGAGTCCACCAGAACTTAGCCATAAAAGTGTACTAGAACTTGACGACAGCGACCTTCCTTGTGTTGACCACACCGAAGTGTCCAGTAGGATAACGAACGGTATTATATTTGCAATTGTAACTATTGTGCTCATCGCAATTATCGCTCTTGTGCTCCGGTTCAGACGTACAATGGTTTTGCGGTGGAGGTATTACCGGTACGCCCGCCAAACTGATGACGTACCGTTTACTGTGGACAATGAGTATAGCGACTACCCGTCGGGAGACCGGAAGCTGAGGATGAGCGACCTTGAAAGGGACACGTGA